DNA sequence from the Terriglobales bacterium genome:
GCCCGCATGGAGCGCTTCCTGCAATTGGCCGCCAAGGACAACCTGCAGGTCGCGCAGCCCTCCACCGCCGCCCAATACTTCCACCTGCTGCGCCGGCAGGCGCTGCGCAAGTGGCGCAAGCCGCTGGTGGTTTTCACCCCCAAGAGCATGCTCCGCCATCCCGACGCCGCGTCCCGCCTGGAGGAGTTCGCGCGCCCGCGCTTCCAGAACGTCCTTCCCGAGACTGAGATCGAGCGCGCCGGGCGCGTGCTGCTGTGCACCGGAAAGATCGGCCACGAATTGCGCGCCGAGCGCAAGCGCTTGAAGGATTCCAAGACCGCCATCGTCTTCCTGGAGCAGCTCTATCCCTTTCCCGAGGCCGAGCTGGCGCAGGAGTTGGAGCGGCACCCGGCCGCGCGCGAGATCGTCTGGGTGCAGGAAGAGCCCGCCAACATGGGGGCGCTGTGGTTCGTGCTGCCGCGGCTGAAGCGCCTGCTGCCGGGCCGCCCCGTGCGCACGGTGAAGCGCTCCGCCTCCTCCAGCCCCGCCACCGGCTCCGCCAAGGCCCACGAATTGGAGCAGAAGACCCTGCTCACCCTCGCCTTCGCCACCGGCAAGCAGTGAGAAGCCCCGATGGGACGCCAGAACCCAGCCCGGGGCGTGAGCCCCGGGGAAATCGCCGTCAACCCACCCGCGCGCGAGCGGCCCGGAGCGTAGCGACGGGGCAAGCGAGCGCGCGCCGCGTCCCAATGTGGAACACCCCAAAGTCCGCCCTGCAAATTCTGCTAGTTCCCCGCCCCCAAAACGGCGTTACGATGAGAGAGCAAGGTCGTTTCGCCCTGGGGTCTCTGCTCGACGGGAGCTCCGAACGCACAGCCTCACGAACCGGATCTACGAGGCGGTCATGCTCTCGAAATGCGCCAATCCTTCCTGCTCCGCCCCCTTCCGCTACCTGCGCGAGGGCCGCCTCTACCGCATCGACGTAGCCAACGCCGGCGAGGCCCACCCCCACGGCCCCTTCCTGGTCAACGGCCGCAAAGGCCCGGAGAAGATCGAGCACTTCTGGCTGTGCGCCGCCTGCGCCAGCACTCTGACCCTGGCCTTCGAGAAGGACAGAGGCATCACCGTGGTGCCGCGCACTCCCCTGCGCGCCGCGTAGTGAAGGCCGAGGCTTAGAAACTCCCCCCAGCCACGGATGCACACGGATCTTCACGGATCTGACTCTAGCGGATGTGATTCGTGGGAATCCGTGTCGATCCGTGGTTGATTGGAAGTATGGGACCAGGCTACTTCGAATACTTTCCCGTCAGCCCGTACCAGCGGATGCGCAGCATGTCCCAGGCCATGCGGGGGCCGTCGCGCAGCGGGCTGATGGTGGAGCGCCGGTCGTGCGCCCACGCCACCGGCACCTCCTCGACCTTGAGCCCCCGCCGCCGCGCCAGGTAGAGCAGTTCGGGATCGAAGGCCCAGCGCTCGATGCGCTGCCGCGAAAACAGCTCCTGCGCCGCCCTCCGGGTGAAGGCCTTGAAGCCGCACTGCGTGTCGCGGAAGCGCAGGCCCAGCAGCAGACGCAGCAGCAGGTTGAAGAGCCGCCCGAAGAATTGCCGGTAGAGAGGCTGGCGCAGGGTCTGGGTCTCGCTGGCCAGCCAGCGCGAGCCGATGGCGACCTCGGCGCCCTCGCCCAGCGCCGCGAAGAGCTTTCCCGCCTCCGCGATGGGCGCCGACAGGTCGGCGTCGGTGAAGAGCCGCAGGTCGCCCTTTGCCTCCAGCATGCCGTGGCGCACCGAGTATCCTTTGCCGCGGTTGCCGGGATTCTCCAGCAAGCGCACGACAGGATGCCGCGCCGCATACTCGGCAGCCAGCGCCGCCGTCCGGTCGCGCGAGCCGTCGTTCACCACCAGCACCTCGGCGTCCCAGCCCTGCGCAGCCGCGTAGGCCAGTACCTGCTCGAGCGCGGCGCCCAGGCGCCGCTCCTCGTTGTAGGCCGGGATGATGATGCTGTAGGTGGGCACGGCGGTCGCCGGCAGCCAGTGTACCGGAGTCAGCTCTGCAGGGCGAAGGCGACCTCGCGCGAGGACGAGCGCAGCTTCTCCATGGCCAGCTTCAGGGCGTTGACCTTCTCGGTGAGGCCGCGCTTCTGCGCCAGCTCCAGCAATTCCCCGGCCTTGGCGATCTCGGCGTTGGCGGCGGCCAGCAGGTAAGCCAGCGAGTCGGCGTGCGGCTTCCACAGGTACTGCGACGCCGTCTTCTTGGCCTGGTACTCGTGGTATTCGCCCGCCGTCCGCCCCAGGATGGAGATCAGCCGGATGAGGCAGTTGGCGTAGTCGGCGCGGAAGCTCTTCTCCTTGCGGTAGTCGGCGCGGAAGGCCTCCGCCTCCACCGGGCTGATCACCACGTTGCCGTGGGGCATGGCCACCACCACCGACTTGGTCACCGGCGGCGCCCCCGCCAGGAAGTTGTAGATGAACTCGGTGACGTTCTGGATCTTGCTCTCCTGGATGGAGTCGGTGGCCAGGGTGGGCGCGGCGCCGGTCCCGGCCGCGGCCGCCTTCCCTCCCGGTACCGGCGCGCCCGCCGGCATGCGCTTGTCCACGGCCTTCTTGTAGCGCGAGATCTTGCGGAAGTGCTCCTGGGCGCGGCCGTACTCCAGGCTCAGCGACTCCTTTTCCTCCACCTCCTCCAGGTGCTTCACCATGACGTCGTCGTCGATGCGGCTCATGATGCTGGCGCCTTCCTGCTGGGCGTTGGCGGCGAAGGCCTTGATGCGCGCCGCCGCCTGCCGGAAGAGCTCGTCGAAGCGCTGCCCGAAGAAATAGTTGTAGTCGGCGATGGGAGCCAACGCCCGGGGATGGAAGAAGGAGCCGCGCAGCGCCTGCTTGAGGTCGCGCACCCGCTGCATCACCCCGGAATCCATGAGCGCGTCGAAGTGGCGGAACTCTTCCACCTCCTGGCGCACGAACTCGAACTCCGCCACCAGCCGCATGTGCTCCTCCGGGGGCTCCGGGGGCTCGATGCCGGCCAGCACCTGCCCCAGCGCCGCCTCGAAGGCCGGGACCGGCTGCGGCAGCCCGCGTCCCGCCTCCGCCAGCCACTTGCGGTAGAGGAAGGTGACCACGAAGTCGGCCTTGTCGCGGTCGGCGTCGTCGGCGCGCTGCAGGTAGTAGCGCAACAGGGCCTCGGCGGTCTCGTAGCTGGTGGAATCCTTCAGCGCGTCGCGCACCATGGGCGGGGTGATGGCCATGTCGAGCAGCGGCAGCCAGCGCTGCAGCACGTCGAGCGAGCCCTCGGCCGGACCCTGGCGCGCCTCCGCCACCTCCGGCGGCACCGGCACTTGGTGCCCCAGCGCCGCTTCCACCAGTCCCAGGTAGAAGACGTGCGCCGCCCACAGGTCCAGCAATTCGCGATTCTGCGCTTCGGCCAGAAACCCGCTCCTGACGAGGCTTCCCAGAGAGACTTCGGGGGGAGTTACGGGCAGTGTACTGGAAGGTCCGGGGCGGGCGCCAGTGCGGGCCCGGGTGCCCGCCGGTGGATTGCGCCCTCTCCGGCGAAGGATTAGGCTTGCTGCACGCGGCCTGCCATGAAGACCCTGGACGAATACCTCAAGGAAGCCGAGCAGGCCCACGGCCACCTGTGCGCCGGGCAGGTGCTGGGGGTGCGCCTGGCCATGCTGGGCCTGGAGAAGCTGGGCCTCGACGACCCGCGCGGCGCCGATCGCAAGCGCCTGGTCACCTTCGTCGAGATCGACCGCTGCGCCACCGACGCTGTGGCCGTGGTCACCGGCTGCCGCCTGGGCAAGCGCGCCCTCAAGTTCCGCGACTGGGGCAAGGTGGCCGCCACCTTCGTGGATGTCCAGAGCGGCCGCGCCGTCCGCGTCGCCGCCC
Encoded proteins:
- a CDS encoding 2-oxoglutarate dehydrogenase E1 component, which gives rise to RDYPETLVLWEAQFGDFANGAQVILDQFISAGEDKWGLLSGVVVLLPHGYEGQGPEHSSARMERFLQLAAKDNLQVAQPSTAAQYFHLLRRQALRKWRKPLVVFTPKSMLRHPDAASRLEEFARPRFQNVLPETEIERAGRVLLCTGKIGHELRAERKRLKDSKTAIVFLEQLYPFPEAELAQELERHPAAREIVWVQEEPANMGALWFVLPRLKRLLPGRPVRTVKRSASSSPATGSAKAHELEQKTLLTLAFATGKQ
- a CDS encoding FmdE family protein, with the translated sequence MKTLDEYLKEAEQAHGHLCAGQVLGVRLAMLGLEKLGLDDPRGADRKRLVTFVEIDRCATDAVAVVTGCRLGKRALKFRDWGKVAATFVDVQSGRAVRVAARESSKALARQMHPEIESKNQQQMLAYREMADADLFDVQWVKVALGPEEFPGYKGERVTCAQCGEGVNFKREVRRGDKVLCRACAGERYYERIE
- a CDS encoding dolichyl-phosphate beta-glucosyltransferase — its product is MPTYSIIIPAYNEERRLGAALEQVLAYAAAQGWDAEVLVVNDGSRDRTAALAAEYAARHPVVRLLENPGNRGKGYSVRHGMLEAKGDLRLFTDADLSAPIAEAGKLFAALGEGAEVAIGSRWLASETQTLRQPLYRQFFGRLFNLLLRLLLGLRFRDTQCGFKAFTRRAAQELFSRQRIERWAFDPELLYLARRRGLKVEEVPVAWAHDRRSTISPLRDGPRMAWDMLRIRWYGLTGKYSK